A stretch of the Haloarcula ordinaria genome encodes the following:
- the glmS gene encoding glutamine--fructose-6-phosphate transaminase (isomerizing), translating to MCGIIGCVGREDATLDTLVHGLSKLEYRGYDSAGVALTSAGAPVKVCRTAGKIDDLRESLEAVTLSGAVGVGHTRWSTHGPPTDENAHPHQDCHGDVAVVHNGIIENYQSLRDRLVSAGHTFTSDTDTEVIPHLVEDALEDGAEPEAAVREAIAQLEGSYAVAVVIAGTEAVFTARHDSPLVLGLGDDATYLGSDVPAFRDFTDQVVYLADGEFARLDADGWAVTDSDGAPVEKEVNTIEWDAEETGKSGYDHFMLKEIHEQPRALRQCLRGRVDELAGSVDIGDLGDLSPTGIQFVACGTSYHAALHGAQLFRESGIPAQAFLASEYATTPPPIGDALVVGVTQSGETADTLSALREARRRGARTMAVTNVVGSTAARECDHAFYIRAGPEIGVAATKTFASQLAALNLLALGMTSCPDAREVIAALRDLPGNVQEILDESAAAAVAELYEDADAYFFIGRGYQHPVALEGALKMKEITYKHAEGFAAGELKHGPLALVTQHTPVFAIVTGDDERARKTVGNVKEVEARDAPVVAISDGQSDVDRYADQVLELPETHPRAAAVLANIHLQLVSYHVAARLGRNIDKPRNLAKSVTVE from the coding sequence ATGTGTGGTATCATCGGCTGTGTCGGTCGCGAGGACGCGACGCTCGACACGCTTGTCCACGGCCTCTCGAAACTCGAGTACCGGGGCTACGACTCCGCTGGCGTGGCGCTCACGAGCGCCGGTGCACCGGTGAAGGTCTGTCGGACCGCCGGCAAGATCGACGACCTCCGCGAGTCGCTGGAGGCCGTCACGCTGTCGGGGGCCGTCGGCGTCGGCCACACCCGCTGGAGCACCCACGGGCCGCCGACCGACGAGAACGCGCACCCGCATCAAGACTGCCACGGCGACGTCGCAGTCGTCCACAACGGCATCATCGAGAACTACCAGTCGCTTCGCGACCGGCTCGTCTCGGCGGGCCACACGTTCACCTCCGACACCGACACCGAGGTCATCCCCCACCTGGTCGAGGACGCGCTCGAAGACGGCGCCGAACCGGAGGCGGCGGTTCGCGAAGCCATCGCACAACTCGAGGGGAGTTACGCCGTCGCCGTCGTCATCGCGGGCACGGAAGCGGTGTTCACCGCGCGGCACGACTCGCCGCTCGTCCTCGGGCTGGGCGACGACGCGACCTACCTTGGGAGCGACGTCCCCGCCTTCCGCGATTTCACCGACCAGGTCGTCTACCTCGCCGACGGCGAGTTCGCCCGTCTCGACGCCGACGGCTGGGCGGTCACCGACAGCGACGGCGCGCCTGTCGAGAAAGAGGTCAACACCATCGAGTGGGACGCCGAGGAGACCGGCAAGAGCGGCTACGACCACTTCATGCTCAAGGAGATCCACGAACAACCGCGCGCCCTCCGGCAGTGTCTGCGCGGCCGGGTCGACGAGCTGGCCGGCAGCGTCGACATCGGCGACCTCGGCGACCTCTCGCCGACCGGCATCCAGTTCGTCGCCTGCGGGACCTCCTACCACGCCGCGCTCCACGGGGCGCAGCTGTTCCGGGAGAGCGGTATCCCGGCCCAGGCGTTCCTCGCAAGCGAGTACGCCACCACCCCGCCGCCCATCGGCGACGCGCTGGTCGTCGGCGTCACCCAGAGCGGTGAGACGGCCGACACCCTCTCGGCGCTCCGGGAGGCCCGCCGCCGCGGCGCGCGGACGATGGCGGTCACGAACGTCGTCGGCTCGACGGCCGCCCGCGAATGCGACCACGCGTTCTACATCCGCGCCGGCCCCGAGATCGGCGTCGCCGCGACCAAGACCTTCGCCTCGCAGCTGGCCGCGCTCAACCTGCTCGCGCTCGGGATGACCAGCTGCCCGGACGCTCGCGAGGTCATCGCGGCGCTGCGTGACCTCCCGGGCAACGTCCAGGAGATCCTCGACGAGTCGGCCGCCGCGGCGGTGGCCGAACTGTACGAGGACGCCGACGCGTACTTCTTCATCGGCCGGGGCTACCAGCACCCCGTCGCGCTCGAAGGGGCGCTGAAGATGAAGGAGATTACGTACAAACACGCGGAGGGCTTCGCTGCCGGGGAACTGAAACACGGCCCGCTCGCGCTCGTGACTCAGCACACGCCGGTGTTCGCCATCGTCACCGGCGACGACGAGCGCGCCCGCAAGACCGTGGGGAACGTCAAGGAGGTCGAGGCCCGCGACGCGCCAGTCGTGGCCATCTCCGACGGCCAGAGCGACGTGGACCGCTACGCCGACCAGGTGCTGGAACTGCCCGAGACACATCCGCGGGCCGCCGCGGTGCTCGCGAACATCCACCTCCAGCTGGTGTCGTACCACGTCGCCGCGCGGCTGGGGCGCAACATCGACAAGCCGCGCAACCTCGCGAAGAGCGTGACCGTCGAGTAA